One Candidatus Acidiferrales bacterium genomic region harbors:
- a CDS encoding helix-turn-helix transcriptional regulator: MPKEKPKVNIGEVIRSYRNDRGLSQGDIERRTGLLRCYLSRVENGHTVPSLETLAKIAEAMDINLADFFPGADTAQDRETKRALGELSEEEIRFLAEIKRYSTTLTEDDKKLVLAMIRKMATVIPRAAAQAPKSRAASHRASY; this comes from the coding sequence ATGCCGAAAGAAAAACCGAAAGTGAACATTGGCGAGGTGATCCGGTCGTATCGCAACGATCGCGGGCTTTCGCAGGGGGACATCGAACGGCGCACGGGCCTGCTGCGCTGCTATCTTTCGCGCGTGGAGAACGGGCACACGGTGCCGTCGCTCGAAACGCTGGCGAAGATTGCCGAGGCGATGGACATCAACCTGGCGGATTTCTTTCCGGGCGCGGATACGGCGCAAGACCGCGAAACGAAACGGGCACTGGGCGAGCTTTCCGAAGAGGAGATTCGTTTTCTGGCGGAGATCAAGCGCTACAGCACGACACTGACCGAGGATGACAAGAAACTCGTCCTGGCGATGATTCGCAAGATGGCGACGGTGATTCCACGAGCGGCGGCGCAGGCGCCAAAATCGCGCGCCGCGTCGCACCGCGCGTCGTATTGA
- a CDS encoding GGDEF domain-containing protein: MEDSSPIKPDQMPPEDPLVARAHEIRRGLRKLEHRQWWMASSAMLVILLLTVGVASFAFPEIMHWGEGTYSFFLSQAVRGLIGLVLLFVVYTIYQQHLINKIRSQLADQVDSVAKVELLTQEVYKLAVLDPLTNLHNRRSGEQRLFEEIARSRRHTRPLTVLLLDLDGLKQCNDKFGHDMGDKMLRTFADRLKRAIRGSDLAVRLGGDEFMLILPECRAEEVRIVLNRVSGLEIECPGEIVPVTFACGWADYQQGETAQQLLKRADEALYADKRAAKEGGPRRMPFPLPSPAS, from the coding sequence ATGGAAGATTCGTCTCCAATCAAGCCCGACCAAATGCCGCCGGAAGATCCTCTGGTTGCTCGCGCGCATGAAATTCGCCGCGGTTTGAGGAAACTGGAGCACAGGCAATGGTGGATGGCTTCTTCGGCCATGCTCGTCATTCTGCTGCTGACCGTTGGAGTGGCTTCCTTCGCGTTTCCCGAAATCATGCACTGGGGAGAAGGCACGTATTCTTTCTTCCTTTCTCAGGCGGTGCGCGGACTGATTGGGCTGGTCCTGCTGTTCGTGGTTTACACGATTTATCAGCAGCATTTGATCAACAAGATTCGGTCCCAGCTTGCCGACCAGGTGGACTCGGTCGCCAAGGTCGAATTGCTGACGCAAGAGGTCTATAAGCTGGCGGTTCTCGACCCGCTGACGAATCTGCACAACCGGCGCTCCGGCGAGCAGCGGCTCTTCGAGGAGATTGCGCGGTCGCGGCGGCATACCCGTCCGCTGACAGTTCTTCTGCTGGACCTCGATGGCTTGAAGCAATGCAACGACAAGTTTGGCCACGATATGGGCGACAAGATGCTGCGCACGTTCGCCGACCGGCTGAAGCGGGCCATTCGCGGGTCCGACCTCGCGGTCCGGCTTGGCGGCGACGAGTTCATGCTGATCCTGCCGGAATGCCGGGCGGAAGAAGTGCGAATTGTCTTGAATCGCGTGAGCGGCCTGGAAATCGAATGCCCGGGCGAGATTGTTCCGGTCACTTTCGCCTGCGGCTGGGCCGATTATCAGCAGGGCGAGACCGCCCAGCAGCTCCTGAAGCGCGCCGACGAAGCTCTTTATGCCGATAAGCGCGCGGCCAAGGAAGGCGGCCCGCGCCGAATGCCATTCCCTCTGCCTTCTCCTGCCAGCTGA
- a CDS encoding PilZ domain-containing protein, with amino-acid sequence MSQVRPTGRVLRRSKRLKLAVPVEVTALEGEAEAFREATQVMDVNAHGGLLILEASVRHGQTLRVRNRHSQEQQECRVVNIEAAAGGKWAVGIEFTSPAETFWQISFPPSAPRAATESRE; translated from the coding sequence ATGTCACAAGTTCGCCCCACGGGCAGGGTGCTTCGCCGCAGTAAACGCCTTAAGCTGGCCGTCCCTGTGGAAGTTACGGCGCTCGAGGGCGAAGCGGAAGCCTTTCGTGAAGCGACGCAAGTCATGGACGTTAACGCCCATGGCGGCCTTCTGATCCTCGAAGCCAGTGTTCGCCACGGTCAGACGCTGCGCGTACGCAACCGGCACAGCCAGGAGCAGCAGGAATGCCGCGTCGTAAACATCGAAGCAGCGGCTGGAGGGAAGTGGGCCGTCGGGATTGAGTTCACCAGCCCGGCGGAGACTTTTTGGCAAATCTCCTTCCCGCCGTCCGCGCCGCGAGCGGCCACAGAAAGCCGCGAATAA
- a CDS encoding MlaD family protein, with protein MAKQKQLTWTELRVGLFVLVGLFVLAIAIFYVTGVNFWGAKYRIKTFLPEALDLQSGADVSLAGVRVGNVLDIKINPHPTDKMHNIEIDMSIDKRFQDMIRSDSQASLVTQGLLGDRYVTITRGLTGSVIPSNGNVPGYPGKDVTQVVERGVELEANLSVLTQQVGEIISAVRRGQGTVGKFIYDPSLYNHLDTMATKAESMVADVQAGKGSVGKMLASDDLYKKVDATMDNVQSMTAAVNSQKGSLGKFIYDPNFYDQTHQLLTNANALVSGIRNGQGTAGKLFTDDSLFTNLRDASANIRDVTGKLNNGQGTFGKFFTDPQLYDNMTGLTGDMRLLIGDFRRDPKKFLHVKLGIF; from the coding sequence ATGGCGAAGCAAAAACAGTTGACCTGGACGGAACTTCGCGTCGGTCTGTTTGTTCTCGTGGGCTTGTTCGTTCTGGCGATCGCGATTTTTTATGTCACTGGCGTCAATTTCTGGGGCGCGAAGTACCGGATTAAAACCTTTCTGCCGGAAGCACTGGATCTTCAGTCAGGCGCGGACGTCAGTCTGGCGGGTGTTCGTGTCGGTAACGTCTTGGATATCAAGATCAATCCCCATCCGACCGACAAAATGCACAACATCGAGATCGATATGAGTATCGACAAGCGTTTCCAGGACATGATTCGCAGCGATTCGCAAGCTAGCCTCGTCACTCAAGGTCTTCTTGGCGACCGCTATGTCACTATCACGCGTGGTCTGACCGGCTCGGTCATCCCAAGCAATGGGAATGTCCCCGGTTATCCTGGCAAAGATGTTACCCAGGTCGTCGAGCGCGGCGTGGAGTTGGAGGCGAACCTGAGCGTGTTGACTCAGCAGGTCGGCGAGATTATCAGCGCTGTACGCAGGGGGCAGGGCACGGTTGGAAAATTCATCTACGATCCGTCGCTCTATAACCATCTTGATACCATGGCGACGAAGGCCGAGTCGATGGTGGCGGATGTTCAGGCGGGCAAGGGTTCCGTGGGCAAAATGCTCGCGTCCGACGATCTCTACAAAAAGGTCGACGCCACAATGGACAACGTCCAGTCAATGACGGCGGCCGTAAACTCGCAAAAAGGAAGCCTCGGCAAGTTCATTTACGATCCGAACTTTTACGACCAAACGCACCAGCTCCTCACGAACGCGAACGCGCTTGTTTCCGGCATACGCAACGGCCAAGGGACTGCGGGGAAGCTATTCACAGACGACTCGCTTTTCACAAATCTTCGTGACGCTTCGGCGAACATCCGCGATGTCACAGGAAAGCTGAATAATGGCCAGGGAACGTTCGGCAAGTTCTTCACCGATCCGCAGCTTTATGACAATATGACCGGGCTCACTGGAGATATGCGTCTGCTCATCGGAGATTTTCGGCGCGATCCGAAAAAATTCCTGCACGTGAAATTGGGCATCTTCTGA
- a CDS encoding ATP-binding cassette domain-containing protein: MSAGKTLQDSETVPGKPLIRFENVSIGFEEGDVLRGISFEVAPGETKVVLGESGSGKSVLLKLGAALLRPDSGRVLVMGRDLAEMNEVGLLDFRRRIGFVFQEGALFDSLGVADNVSFRLREEAVSIEETEQRVREALRFVEMEEAYDKFPSELSGGMRRRVSIARAIVDQPPIVYYDSPTAGLDPVTSQTIITLILRLRDRNGVTSLLATHRLQDAFGLANFVFEPKENRVMPVWEDEDGLHFAPTNFVVLRGGEIYFQGATTDLLKSSDPYLQKFLA, translated from the coding sequence ATGAGCGCTGGCAAGACGCTGCAAGATTCGGAGACCGTGCCGGGCAAGCCGCTCATCCGGTTCGAGAATGTCAGCATCGGTTTCGAGGAAGGCGATGTTCTTCGCGGCATTTCGTTCGAAGTCGCGCCCGGGGAAACGAAAGTTGTTCTGGGCGAAAGCGGTTCCGGCAAGTCGGTTCTCCTCAAGTTAGGCGCCGCCCTCTTGCGCCCGGATTCAGGGCGCGTCCTCGTCATGGGCCGTGACTTGGCCGAAATGAACGAAGTCGGTCTCCTCGATTTCCGGCGTCGCATCGGGTTTGTGTTTCAAGAGGGCGCGCTTTTCGATTCTCTGGGCGTTGCGGACAATGTCTCGTTCCGCCTTCGCGAAGAGGCCGTTTCGATCGAAGAAACAGAGCAACGCGTACGCGAGGCCTTGCGATTTGTGGAAATGGAAGAAGCGTATGACAAGTTTCCTTCGGAACTCTCCGGCGGCATGCGCCGGCGCGTCTCCATCGCTCGCGCCATTGTCGACCAGCCGCCCATCGTTTATTACGATTCGCCGACAGCCGGCCTTGACCCGGTCACTAGCCAGACAATCATCACGCTCATTCTTCGCCTTCGAGATCGGAATGGCGTCACGTCGCTTTTGGCCACGCACCGCCTTCAGGATGCTTTCGGCTTGGCCAATTTTGTTTTCGAGCCAAAAGAGAACCGCGTTATGCCGGTCTGGGAGGATGAGGATGGCTTGCATTTCGCTCCCACGAATTTCGTTGTGCTTCGCGGCGGGGAGATTTATTTTCAGGGTGCGACGACAGACTTGCTCAAATCGTCCGATCCGTATCTCCAAAAATTTCTTGCGTGA